The genomic interval ACTCCCTGGTATCTAGGCgtcttgtaattttttttattacacattctgttatagatatttattttatgaattctgcGTTATTGAGTcagtacaaaaacatttaaaaaacattttagatttactttaacaatcataataataataataatgttaccaAAACAACAATTATGTCTGTCAAGAAAGCAACTGATTAAAAAGAGGTTAcgttcaattaaaaaaaaaaaagaattgtgaAAATCCAAATGGTCGTCACATATAATATTgactttctttcatttattaatgtttactgcacaTTGTTGTCTTTCTCTTTTAAGTAATACATAATTAATTCCATCATTTTTGAAGTCATCTTTATGTTCCAACATTTTCTGCATGTGCCTTAAACTTTGGCACAGTTCTGCAGACTGTAGATCAActgtagctctgcatacttagcTATTGTTAAGCAGCTCATTCCAAACTGAACTGAAGGGAACTAATATGGAGTTGATCCCCACTATTCTGAGAAGGGATATTCGATACTGTATCGTGTCTGAATTATTAACCTCGACTCTGAAATGGATAAAGCAGCAACGAGGATGATGAAGAATATTactgaggtcagacactgatgtagAATAATGTTTAAGTTAATCCCTAACGTCAGATGACAGTCAAGTGGGGGAAAGAAAAGATATCTAAAGTTATTCATAGGTTAATTTTAAAGTACTGTAAATATACTTCTGTGAATTATTGCTGACACACTACTGTTTCCCATGGGTCTGATTTTGTtggagtcagtgtgtgtgtgtgtgtgtgtgtgtgtgtgtgtgtgtgtagacagaGACTCCCATACCATTCGTATCTTTGGAGACACCAGCTTTGTGTTTTCGAAGCAGGCATAAATGCACATCACCACGTAAGGCCCCCAACAGAGCAGTAAAACTTTCACAGGAAGACCAGTGTTGAactgtaaaatacaaaacagattGATGAGATGCAGAAACTGATCTTTAATCGTCGtcatcattttaattattaatgtattcattataaaattaataCTAAGTGAGCTAGCTAGTATGTGAGGGAGTGAATTACAATTCGTCTCCATGAGTTCTTCACATCTAACACTTACAGTCaataaacagaacacacacattatccACATGACTGCTTTGTCTCTGCCCTAAAGGCCGAGGGTGTCCCGCTCTGAGACCAGTGTATGGTCCAGTAATCTGGACTCACACAAACGCTTTCTCAAATCTGAGGAATAAATGCTCCATTGAACAGagtcacgagagagagagagagagagagagagactttcacAGACTTAACACAAATACACTACAGAGGAACTACAGACACACAGTGCGTCCACTGAGCTGCTATGGGGAAataaaccatatatatatatatatatatatatacacacacacacacacacacacaccgagcagccataacattaaaacaacccccttgtttctacactcaattGATCCAAAATGAGTTTCACAATTACAGACTAGTCTGTCACTCTCAGTCAATCACTCAGtgtcaatcagtcactcagtcagtgtCAGAGTCAGTCAATCACTGTCAGTCaatcagtcattcagtcagtcaatcagtgtcagtcactcagtcagtcaccgTGTCACTCACTCAGTGTCAGTCAATGTCAGTCagtgtgtttcacacactcatccagatacccacacacacacggacaatttcacccagtcactcacacacgtgggcaatgtcacacagtcactccccCTACCAACATGCATCTTTGGACAGTGTGAAGGAAAACACAggacctgaaggaaacccacacagccacACGGGCAACACAATACACTCCTGGCAGACAGTGACCGGAGGAGAGGATCACACCCAGGACCCCGAGAACCTGCATCTGTGGGACAGAGACACACTGCCACCCCTTCGTTTAAACACAGtaccttaaaaacacaaaacttaCTTTGAAGTTGTGCGTCTTCTTGAAGTAGGCGTAGATTGCGTTGTAGGAGGAGTGCATGATGAAGAGGGGAATGATCAGGTACAGGAAAGTGATGGACAGCATATAGGTGATGTAATCTCTATGGAGGgcaggaaagagaaagaggtcaTGTGTCACCACCAGTTTGTGCAGACActgggtgaatcccatttcttatttttacccctACACCTTGTTTTCAAGTTTCCTCTTGGTGCTGAGATACAGGGTGTTGTTGTTAAAATCTCCCCCTACAAACCAGGACGACCCTTCAACACCCTGatacttcatcagaacacaaataaaacagagcagtgcttcattcccaggcgactagcgccgctctatagcagctctgcaccagtctgcagtgatatcagaggagctgctggactttagttacatttagagcctcattctccttcagaagggttccacaatcagagattacccccctctcctcactcttctgtgttCAAATTCTGAATTcgtccagttccaccttaaatgttgcagtagtgtAAGGCACCAGAGTGTaattgctgcaccatttaaggtggaactgtacatttacagctaactccagagacctcagctgctcctcgtgctgttttctgttcgttctgaagtaaaggccataatccactgaaactacattaaactcagagaatacactggggatcatagagtttaaaggaggAAATACTGACACCTGTGGGTTTCTTTGGGGGCTGCACAGCGTCAAAATCTATTTGAAGGGCCATGTCGCCCTCACACTTCACCCCACCCCTCTGTCCCAATAGGAACTGAGAGCCCCACCTCTAAGAAAAACAGAAGTAGGTCAAAGTAGTAAGGGCAAGCTGTGAAATGGGATTCAACCAGCCACAGATGTTTCCAAGGAAAAGCCTTCAATGAAAAGAGATGTTCTGGAGCACACTGgaatgaggtcaggtgctgatgttggacgattagttctggatcacaaacaccactccaactcatcccaaatacAAACTAGTCAATGATTCTAAATGGAGATTATAGAAGTGGTGTGTGTGCAGCTGAACAGCAGTGTCCCCTGACATACAGTGTGTTCAGGTGGAGGTTCCTCTAGGTTCCACCAGGTCTCAAAACACACCCTTACTTGCTTTAGTTCCATCCATGGCACTCACTGATAAACAGATAATAGGTGACACTGAGGTGTATTTAAGCAGGTTACCTGTCTCCTCTGGTGTAGTCCAGAGTGCAGCCCACTTTCATCGGCTCAAAGTcgaacaccccccaccccacagaGGGCAGAGGGAGGGCTGACCAGAAAATGGACAGAGCCCACAGCATGGTGGTGATGGTCAGAGAAGTGCTCCAAAACATCTTTTGCTCTGGAAGTGCAGTGTGGCACACACAAGAATGTTAATGCaagaattattataaaatacagaatGGAAGTCAATAGGCAAAAACCGGCTCTCGGCGCTTGTAGTAGGTGAAGGACTTGTCTGGGCttgtttttcctcatttttgctttgccctttttataaaacaatccaagctgctttcATCTGTCTCTAGTATTTGCTTACGTCCAATAAacagctgaaactgggctttctttacacggatttctcaaaaaaaactGGGGGATCGCATACCCTTCCTGGAAAAAAAAGCGGAGGAACGCTGTCCCGCTGTTCCCTTACAGACGTAATCACattgtatttttctacaacacaaatgacTTTCATTGAGGCATAATTAAGAAAACtttgaaacattatgtaatttacaaataaaactttagattttcagttaaTTTACTAGCAACTTTTTCTAGGTCATTTGGCCTACCACCTCAACCACTGTTGTACACCTCAACGTCACGTTAAACCACTAGGATTGATCTTTAATTTCTGTTGTGTGATGTCACCTTTTGCTGTATGTATCGTTTAATATCTTATACTATAGTCTTATTTACTCCATAAACAGTCTTGATCATTAAGGACTAAAATGAAGTGTAATAATCTGATGTTGGTGCAGTACTCACTGGTGCAGTACATGTGATATCGGTCCCAAGCAACAGCACCGAGAAAGCTGATGACTCCCAGGATGGACACCATACCGTGAAAGCCGTGAATCTGGCAACCCTCGGGGCCGAAGGGCCAGTAtctttattagaaaaaaaaaaaaaaaaaaagaaacacaaacgtacgttaaagaaacactccacactcctcacagacagtcacctggaggaaacccacacagacagaacacaccacactcctcacagacagcgggaattgaacccacaacctccaggcccctggagctgtgtgactgcgacaccacctgctgcgccaccgtgccaccacatattaaatttatattcaaatataattaACATGTATTCTGTTGCAATAATGTATtattgaaatgaataaaaataaattgtttctgtattttgtaatatcatcaaaaatatCATTATCAGAAAAATATCACTGTGATATTATTTAAGGGCCATAATCGCCCAGCCCTATTCTCCACACAGAGGATCTAAAGAACTGGTGAAGTGCCATTCGTGTTTTAAAGACAACACACTGTAGTGAGTTCAGCTCTGATCCCCAAGGTCAGTTTCCTGAGGAAAGGAAAAAGAATAATGCACTTGTCTGTGAAACGTGGTCTTGGCACAGTGTCAGTTCAACAGATCAGAGAaatgtgagtgtgaaagtgtgtcA from Hoplias malabaricus isolate fHopMal1 chromosome 3, fHopMal1.hap1, whole genome shotgun sequence carries:
- the rgrb gene encoding retinal G protein coupled receptor b isoform X2 codes for the protein MMYDACDELELSIPASLYPAIPAVLGFFMNFVSVMAFLRVKELRTPSNFFVFNLALADLSLNCNGLASAYASYLRYWPFGPEGCQIHGFHGMVSILGVISFLGAVAWDRYHMYCTKQKMFWSTSLTITTMLWALSIFWSALPLPSVGWGVFDFEPMKVGCTLDYTRGDRDYITYMLSITFLYLIIPLFIMHSSYNAIYAYFKKTHNFKFNTGLPVKVLLLCWGPYVVMCIYACFENTKLVSPKIRMVLPVLAKLSPIFNALLYSYGNEFYRGGIWQFLTGQTQTDKRK
- the rgrb gene encoding retinal G protein coupled receptor b isoform X1, translating into MASYTLPEGFDDSDMFAFGSVLLVGAVLGFFMNFVSVMAFLRVKELRTPSNFFVFNLALADLSLNCNGLASAYASYLRYWPFGPEGCQIHGFHGMVSILGVISFLGAVAWDRYHMYCTKQKMFWSTSLTITTMLWALSIFWSALPLPSVGWGVFDFEPMKVGCTLDYTRGDRDYITYMLSITFLYLIIPLFIMHSSYNAIYAYFKKTHNFKFNTGLPVKVLLLCWGPYVVMCIYACFENTKLVSPKIRMVLPVLAKLSPIFNALLYSYGNEFYRGGIWQFLTGQTQTDKRK